One genomic region from Phycisphaerales bacterium encodes:
- a CDS encoding UvrB/UvrC motif-containing protein, with the protein MNHDLTDLLRQWPRSGRGLDVREIQLADGRHVLQIRVALGLLQLEVTGRPDGLPSCLGRLKETEGPFSEEDELALRDEVSQFDARVQVLLLLGRPGPAALDADHMRACAMELEAKASGTAPSHALLARSITLRGRAMADAATARTRRDLARLAIDDALGELQSLLSTAAFESSNDVQLLQGMKDLLIPRLPGSQRVEFDDRLQEALRSENYELAAILRDELRQMR; encoded by the coding sequence ATGAACCACGACCTGACTGACCTCCTCCGCCAGTGGCCCCGATCCGGCCGCGGGCTTGACGTGCGAGAAATCCAACTCGCAGATGGACGACATGTGCTGCAGATTCGTGTAGCTCTGGGCCTCCTCCAGTTGGAGGTCACGGGTAGACCCGACGGACTCCCCTCCTGCCTTGGCAGACTCAAGGAGACCGAAGGCCCTTTCAGCGAGGAGGATGAATTGGCCCTGCGAGACGAAGTGTCTCAATTCGATGCCCGCGTGCAGGTCCTGCTATTGCTTGGTCGACCTGGTCCAGCAGCCCTCGATGCCGACCATATGCGGGCGTGCGCCATGGAACTTGAGGCTAAAGCAAGCGGCACTGCTCCCAGCCACGCCCTGCTCGCTCGGAGCATCACACTACGAGGCCGCGCCATGGCCGATGCAGCCACTGCCCGTACCCGCCGGGACCTTGCCAGACTTGCAATCGATGATGCGTTGGGGGAGTTGCAGTCGCTCCTCTCAACTGCCGCATTCGAGTCGAGTAATGATGTGCAACTCCTCCAAGGCATGAAAGATCTGCTCATTCCACGGCTCCCCGGCTCGCAACGTGTCGAATTCGATGATCGGCTACAAGAAGCGCTACGCAGCGAGAACTATGAGCTCGCCGCCATCTTGCGAGATGAGCTGCGGCAAATGCGATAA